The segment CGAGTCCATGGCGGTACACACAGAGCAGCTCCTGCCAGGACCCTCCCTCATACCAGGCTTCATCGCCGCCTTCTCCCTCCCCTTCCGATCCGCGCCAGCCCAGGTACCAGCTGCCTTCCTCCTCACCAATCCATAGCTGCGCTGTTTCGTGTCCACCCGACCCCGGGCGGCTCATCTGGTTCATAAACACGATATCCATACCTCTTCCTCCCTTATTCCTAAATATTTCAGCACACGCACACGCAAAAAAAAAAGCACCCTCCATCTCGCTTTCGCAGCGAATGAAAGGTGCTTCCCTTTAATACTTACGTCCGTTATACTGTTACTCTATATATTATCCAGGATTTGTAACAAGGTCAATCCCTATTATTTTGAAGCTTTGTTTTGTCCCATCTTAATTTTGCGTTATAATGTTTCGTATTCAGAGCACGCAGAAAAGGAGCATTTCTACTCATGGATCAAGACAAAGAGCAGCTTGACTATTTATCCGACAGCACGGAATCAACCTCTACACGGTTCGTTACCTTTATTGGACCGTCCCTGAAGCGCTTCGATCTCGCAGTGACCTCCACAGATCGTTTTTACGGCAAGAAGCTCGTGACCGATTTGCAGTTCGGACGCTCGGCGATCCTGGCCGATGATGATCTGGAGGAAGAAGGCTTACTGGAGCGCACCTTCCGGCTGGAGCGGGAAGAGGCCGACGATATGCGCAGCTTTTTAAGCCTCGTACTGGGCAGCCCTCATTTTACGGACTGATCTGCGGCAGAATTCATAGGCTACAATAAATAGAAGACATGGCATCGCAGGATGATCTCCCGCATCGCCATGTCTTTTATAGGTTTGATTTCAGAAGAGCATCACTGCAGCTTCAGCCTGTCTTAGCCCTTCGCAGCCAGCTTGCCCAGCATCAACGCTCCGCACAGCCCTGCATTGTCTGCCAGCTGCGGCGGCACGATATACTGGTCAATGCCTTCATTCAGGCTCGGATGAGGGACATAGCCGTTCAGCAGCTCCTGCAGCTTGGTCCGAATCAGCGGGAACAGCTGCGGCTGCTTCATCACACCGCCGCCCATAATGATCCGCTGCGGAGACAGAATCAGCACATAGTTCATCAACGCCTGCGCGAGATAATAGGCTTCCATGTCCCATGCCGGATGATCCGGCGTCAGCTCTGCTCCGGCAACGCCCCAGCGTTTACCAAGGGACGGACCTGCTGCCAGACCCTCCAGGCAGTCCTTGTGGTACGGACAGGTGCCTTCATAGCGGTCCTCCGGATGACGGCGCACCAGGATATGTCCCATTTCGGGGTGGGATAGTCCATGCACGAGCTTGCCGCCTACCACGGCCCCTGCACCGACGCCTGTGCCAATCGTAATATACAGGCAGCTATCCAGACCCTGTGCTGCACCCAGCGTATACTCGCCCAATGCGGCTCCATTGACGTCGGTGTCGAAGCCGACAGGGACATCGAACCGCTCCTTCAAGGCATTCACAACATTAAAGTTGCTCCAGTGCGGCTTGGGGGTTGTCGTGATCGATCCATACGTCGGACTGCCAATCACGGGATCAATCGGTCCGAAGAAGCCTGCTCCGATCGCTTCAACCCCTTGATCTGCAAAAAAGTCATATACCTGCGCCATCGTCTCTTCCGGTGTCGTCGTTGGAAAGCTTGTTCTCTCCAGAACTGTCCCGTCCTCCGTTCCGATGCCGCATACAAATTTGGTTCCTCCTGCTTCAATGGCTCCCAATCTCATCTCTGTCATCCTCTCGCAAGCTGTTTATATGTAATTAAAAATAGCGCCTTAAACAAGCCAAGCACAGCTCAAGGCGCTGATTCAAACTTGTAATACTCCGTGTTGCTACGACACGCTCGCCGCGCCAATCAGATGGCTAAGGCTCTTCATCTCCAGCTCTTCCAGCTTGGCATGCGCCACCTGATCGTCAATGTGAAGCAGACACTGCCTGATTTCACATTCCAGCGGGACCTCACAATGAATTTCAGCAAGCCGGCGGGACAGGTGCAGCATGTCGAGATCAGCTTCGATCTTGGCCCGCACGCCTTTCGCCAGAGCATCCATATTCGCAAGGATCCCCTCAATGGATCCGAACTGCTGAACCAGCTTTAATGCCGTCTTCTCTCCAATGCCCTTCACTCCGGGGTAGTTATCGCTGGTATCGCCCATAAGCCCCTTCATGTCAATAATTTGCCGCGGGGTCAGCCCCTTCTCCTCCAGGAGCACCTGCGGTGTATATTTCAAATAATTTCCGTGGCCCTTCTTCATAATAATAACCGAGGTAGAGTCATCAACCAGCTGCAGCAGATCATGATCTCCCGATAAAATCATAATATGCATCTGGTCTTTATACCGGCAGGATAAGGTACCAATGCAGTCATCCGCCTCATAGCCCTCCATCCCGAGATTCGGAATGCCCAGGCTGTCGGTCACCTCACGCACCAATGAAAACTGCGGCACGAGATCCAGCGGTGCCTCCGGTCGGTTGCCTTTGTAAGCGGCAAATTCTTCACTTCTGAAGGTCTTCGATGCCATATCCCAGCAGCAGGCAACATGGGTCGGCTTAAACTGGTCAATTGCATCCCATAAATATCTCAAAAACCCGTACACCGCGTTTGTGGGCAGGCCGGATTTCGTTCTGCGGATATATCCGCTCGACGCTGTGGCATAATACGCGCGGAACAATAGAGCCATACCGTCAACGAGCATCAGGGACGGCTGCGGTAATGTTGTCATATCTAAAGCTCCCCTTTCTCTCAGACTTACATACAGCTCGTTTCAGTATATCATATTCCGCATTTCGAATGGCGGGGAAAACGCAGCTTACGCCTTCCAATTCTCGTTAAAGACCTCTTCCTTGAAGCCGACCGTCGTCTTCGCTCCGTCACTGACGATCGGGCGCTTGATCAGCATTCCGTTAGAGGACAGCAGGCGGATTTTTTCATCATCGGTCATGCCGGCGAGCTTGTCCTTCAAATTCATTTGCTTATAGACTTCGCCGCTAGTGTTGAAGAACTTCTTGATATCCAGCCCGCTTCCCTGAATCAAGGCCTGCAGCTCCTCTGCAGACGGCGGTTGATCCTTGATATGCTGAAGCTGCAGCTCATGGCCTTCGCCTTGCAGCCATTTCACGGCTTTTTTGCAGGTCCCGCAGGCGGGATAATGATATACGGTTAATAAACTCATCGCACGACACTCCTTTAAAGAAATCTAATCTTATAAAACAATCCAGCCGCATGCTCTCGCGTCTCACATCTCACATCTCACATTGGAAACAGCGTCTCGTGCTATCTGTCATCGCCGTGCTGTATCAGCCGGCTTCGCAGCAGCGACATATCCTGGGGCAGCGGCGCCTTGAAGATCATTTCCGTTCGCTGGATCGGATGAAACAGCGAAAGGCTGGCGGCATGAAGAGCCTGCCGCGGGATCAGCGCATCCAGACGCTCCCACTCTTCTTTACGCTCCGGCTGCAATAATTCCTGAGGATACATGGTATCGCCGATCAATGCATGGCCCAGGCTGCTCATGTGCACCCGAATCTGATGGGTTCGCCCGGTCTCCAGCTTCAGTCCCACCATGGACGCCCAGTCTCCGTAGCGCTCCTGTACCTCATACCGGGTCAGCGAGGGATAGCCGGAGGGCGTGACTATCCGGCGGTGCGGCTCCTCGGGATCACGATCGATCGGGCCTTCCAGCTCGCCTTGAGCCTTAGCGGGAACCCCATGCACCAGCGCTATATATCTTTTGTCTACGGTATTGGCAATCATTTGCTCTGAAATATGCTGATGAACGTATGGGTTCTTTGCAATGCAGAGCACGCCGGAGGTATCTTGATCCAGACGGTGGACCGCCCGGAAACGATACTTCAAGCCCTGCTTCTCCCAATAGTCCACCACACCGTTGGCCAGCGTTCCCGTGTAATGTCCATGAGTCGGATGAACAATAACTCCCGGAGGCTTGTTCAGCACCAGCAGATCCTCATCCTCATAGAGGATGTCCAGCTCCATCGGCTGCGGCAAAATATCCGCCGAGGTCTCCTGCTCCATCCGGATTTCGACCCGGTCCCTCGCTTTGACGGCTGCGCTGATATATACCCGGACACCGTTAAGCTGAATTCCTTCCTCCGTCAGCTTCAGCCGGGACAGGAGCTTCCGGGACACCCCCATCCGCTTCTGCAAAATGGTCTTGAGCAGCATCCCGTCCTCCTGCTCTGAAACCATATAAGTGATTGGCGGGTAATACTGCGTCATACGTTTACCGGAACACCTTTCCGCTGCGCTCATATTCTACATCCGGCACACCGGCACGAACATTCGCGGTTCTCGCTGCCACGAAGAAGTAATCGGATAACCGGTTCAAGTATCGAGTCACCTCATGGTTAATGTCCACCGTACGGGACAGTGTAACCGTCAGTCGCTCGGCACGGCGGCAGACGGTGCGGCAAACATGAAGGGATGCCGCAAGGTGGCTGCCCCCCGGAAGAATAAACCGTTCAATCGGCGGATTCTCCTCTTCAAAGAGATCCACCCACTGCTCGAGCTGCTCCACCATTCCGGCATGAACCTTAACCTGATCTTCTTTAGGCTTGGCATAGGCCAAATCCGAGCCGCAGTCAAACAGCTCGTGCTGAATCTGAAGCAGCTGTTTCGCCAGCTCGGTAAAGCCGGCGTCCTGCGCAAGGCATAGCCCCTGACTCACGAAGCTGTTCAGCTCATCGATGGTGCCATAAGCCTCGATCCGGGGATCATCCTTGAGCACGCGTCCGCCAATGATGGAAGTCTCTCCAGCATCGCCGGTTCTTGTATACATTTTCATGAATTTTGCCCTCCATATCACTACACAATTTCGTGGTTCAGCTATTCTCACGTCTCACTATATCATATCCCGCTCTCGACGAAAAAGAGGCCCTGCAGACTGCCGCAGGGCCTCATAAAGGCTCAGCCTACTTCTTCTTCGGCTGGGCTTTCATATATTCATTAATCTTGAGATCCAGCAGGCTGCTGATCTCGATCACAATTTCAGAAGTAAAGGATTGCTCTTCCAGAAAGATCTGCTCCATTCTCTGTCGAAGCAGATGGATTTCTTCTTCTAGGGAAATGTCCTGCGGTTCAGAGTCTGCCGTCTCTACGTTCCACTCTTCACGGTCAGAACGTTCTGCTGTGAGATCACCGCTGTAATGCGACAGTTCGTATTCACAGAACATAAGCTTCCCTCCTTGATAAAGTATTTCTTCTCCCGAAACAAAATTATATCATAGTTT is part of the Paenibacillus algicola genome and harbors:
- a CDS encoding DUF3055 domain-containing protein, with translation MDQDKEQLDYLSDSTESTSTRFVTFIGPSLKRFDLAVTSTDRFYGKKLVTDLQFGRSAILADDDLEEEGLLERTFRLEREEADDMRSFLSLVLGSPHFTD
- a CDS encoding ROK family protein, whose protein sequence is MRLGAIEAGGTKFVCGIGTEDGTVLERTSFPTTTPEETMAQVYDFFADQGVEAIGAGFFGPIDPVIGSPTYGSITTTPKPHWSNFNVVNALKERFDVPVGFDTDVNGAALGEYTLGAAQGLDSCLYITIGTGVGAGAVVGGKLVHGLSHPEMGHILVRRHPEDRYEGTCPYHKDCLEGLAAGPSLGKRWGVAGAELTPDHPAWDMEAYYLAQALMNYVLILSPQRIIMGGGVMKQPQLFPLIRTKLQELLNGYVPHPSLNEGIDQYIVPPQLADNAGLCGALMLGKLAAKG
- a CDS encoding 5'-3' exonuclease; the protein is MTTLPQPSLMLVDGMALLFRAYYATASSGYIRRTKSGLPTNAVYGFLRYLWDAIDQFKPTHVACCWDMASKTFRSEEFAAYKGNRPEAPLDLVPQFSLVREVTDSLGIPNLGMEGYEADDCIGTLSCRYKDQMHIMILSGDHDLLQLVDDSTSVIIMKKGHGNYLKYTPQVLLEEKGLTPRQIIDMKGLMGDTSDNYPGVKGIGEKTALKLVQQFGSIEGILANMDALAKGVRAKIEADLDMLHLSRRLAEIHCEVPLECEIRQCLLHIDDQVAHAKLEELEMKSLSHLIGAASVS
- a CDS encoding arsenate reductase family protein is translated as MSLLTVYHYPACGTCKKAVKWLQGEGHELQLQHIKDQPPSAEELQALIQGSGLDIKKFFNTSGEVYKQMNLKDKLAGMTDDEKIRLLSSNGMLIKRPIVSDGAKTTVGFKEEVFNENWKA
- a CDS encoding RluA family pseudouridine synthase; amino-acid sequence: MTQYYPPITYMVSEQEDGMLLKTILQKRMGVSRKLLSRLKLTEEGIQLNGVRVYISAAVKARDRVEIRMEQETSADILPQPMELDILYEDEDLLVLNKPPGVIVHPTHGHYTGTLANGVVDYWEKQGLKYRFRAVHRLDQDTSGVLCIAKNPYVHQHISEQMIANTVDKRYIALVHGVPAKAQGELEGPIDRDPEEPHRRIVTPSGYPSLTRYEVQERYGDWASMVGLKLETGRTHQIRVHMSSLGHALIGDTMYPQELLQPERKEEWERLDALIPRQALHAASLSLFHPIQRTEMIFKAPLPQDMSLLRSRLIQHGDDR
- a CDS encoding cob(I)yrinic acid a,c-diamide adenosyltransferase, with the translated sequence MKMYTRTGDAGETSIIGGRVLKDDPRIEAYGTIDELNSFVSQGLCLAQDAGFTELAKQLLQIQHELFDCGSDLAYAKPKEDQVKVHAGMVEQLEQWVDLFEEENPPIERFILPGGSHLAASLHVCRTVCRRAERLTVTLSRTVDINHEVTRYLNRLSDYFFVAARTANVRAGVPDVEYERSGKVFR
- a CDS encoding aspartyl-phosphate phosphatase Spo0E family protein, translated to MFCEYELSHYSGDLTAERSDREEWNVETADSEPQDISLEEEIHLLRQRMEQIFLEEQSFTSEIVIEISSLLDLKINEYMKAQPKKK